The Desulfovibrio fairfieldensis sequence CCGCTCGTGAGATATTTTTTAGAAAAAATTCCGCTGATTTTATTACCTTTTATTTTGAATGGCACAAGCAGTGCATACAGAAGGACACAAGCCACAGGCGCATACGGCGCCGGTGTGGGAAACAGCCTCATGGGGAGGACAACATGGACAACCAACTGGATTACGAAATCAATAAGGAATTGGGCGAGTGCTATCTTTTCATGGGCGATTTTGACAAGGCCGAGGAATACTACCGCAAGGCCGCCAGCAACAATGCCCAGAGCGCCGCGCCCTACATGGGGCTGGCCACCGTGGCCGTGCAGCGTTCCGAACTGGAAAAAGCCCTGGTGCTCTATCAGAAAGCCGCCGCCGTGGAAGAAACCGACAAGGCCCTCTGCGGTATCGGGCTGGTCTACATGGAACAAGGCAAACACGAAGACGCCTTCAGCCACTTTGCCCGCGCGCTGGACAAATCCGCCGCCAACATTGTGGCATTGAACTGCCTGGTGCGCGAAGCCTATCAGCTGGGCTGCGTGGAACAGGTTCTGCCCTACCTGGAAGCCGCTCTGGCCTGCAGCGAAGAAGCCGAGGCCGTGCGCGTGACCCTGGCCGGCTGCCTGATCTACCTGGGCCGCAGCGACGAAGCCCGCCAGCACCTGGAAACCGTGCTGGGCGCCAATCCGTCCAATAACAACGCCAAGGAACTTTTCGACACCATGGCCGCGTAAGCCAAAGCCGGGCGAGAACACGCCCGGCCTTGCGCGCAGCCAGTAGATACTCCCCTCCCCACACGATTTTCCGGCCCCCGGCGGGTGCCTGGGGCCGGAAAATCTCTTCTTCAGGGGAAGCAGCGCCGACGCGGGTCATCCACGTCGGCGTTCTGTTGTCCGTTGTACGAAAAAAGCGCGAAGACGTGCCCGGAACATCGCCCACCGGCATTCGGCTGGCCCCTGCAGATCCGTCATTTTCGGTACTTACGATCTTGTTAAAGATGCTCATCCTTAAAATAGAAAATTCCGACACGCTTGCTTGGACATGGATTTGTGACATTACTATAAAATGGAGGAATTGGCATTTACACCATGCAGCCTCAGGAGAACTTTCCTTTTAAGAAGTATCAGCCAAAATCCTGGTAGCGAATAAATATATTTGTATTTTCAGCGTATTATAAAAATATATAAGCGCCCTGCCAGCTGGGGCCGTGCCTCTTTTTCTTTGTTTTGATATATGCTATCTGAAAAAGACGAAGTGCCTGTCTCGATTTTCGCCAGCAGACATGACGCCTCTAAGACAGGCAATCTTTTTCGATCCTTTTTAAGACACAGCACTCAGGAAACCAACATGACAGATATTGTTTCCATCCGGCATGGCGACGAATTGCTGGCTATCATTATTCCAGCAGCATATCATGCTGATGGCATACAGTTTTTTACCCCCGGGACATTTTCCCAGCAGTTGGGCTACATGAGCCATCCTGCAGGTTATGAAATTCTGCCGCATGATCACAATCCTGTGCCTCGTACTGTTGAATGGACGCAGGAAGTACTTTTTGTCCGATCAGGAAAAGTTCGTATGGATATTTACGCTCCTGGCAGCCGGGTTTATCTTGAAAGTCGGAAGCTCCTGCCAGGAGATATTGTTCTTCTGGCCCATGGCGGTCATGGTTTTGTTATGCTTGAACCTTCAGAAATGATCGAGGTCAAGCAGGGCCCATATGCCGCCGAGCAGGACAAGGAACGCTTCTCCTCCGTATCCGAAAACTGTATCATCATCAGGGACTGAGCCGCTTCTATGCGCGTTTTCCCGCACATCACCCCAACCACATACAGCACATGAAAAAAGCTCTGATCACCGGCATCACCGGCCAGGACGGCTCCTATCTGGCTGAATTTCTTCTGAACAAAGGGTACGAGGTACATGGTATCAAACGACGTGCCTCGCTGTTTAATACCGACCGCATCGATCATCTGTATCAAGGCCCCCATCAGCAAGGCCGTAAGTTCATGCTGCATTACGGTGACCTTTCCGACGCCGGTAACCTGATCAGCATCATGCAGGAAGTGCAGCCCGACGAGGTCTATAATCTGGCGGCCCAGAGTCATGTGCAGGTGTCCTTTGAATCCCCCGAATACACGGCCAATGTGGATGCCCTGGGTACTCTGCGCCTGCTGGAAGCCATCCGGATGCTGGGCTTAACAAAAAAGACCCGCTTCTATCAGGCCTCCACTTCGGAGCTTTTCGGCAAGGTGCAGGAGATACCCCAGACGGAAAAGACCCCTTTCTATCCGCGTTCACCCTACGCCTGTGCGAAGCTCTATTCTTACTGGATCACGGTCAACTACCGCGAAGCCTACGGCATGTACGCCTGCAACGGCATTCTTTTCAATCATGAATCCCCCGTGCGTGGCGAAACTTTTGTAACCCGCAAGATCACCCGTGCCTTGGCCCGTATCCTGCTGGGTCTTGCGTCCTGTCTGTATCTGGGCAACATGAATGCCAAACGCGACTGGGGCCATGCCCGCGATTATGTGGAAATGCAGTGGATCATGCTGCAACAGGAGCAGCCTGATGATTTTGTTATCGCCACAGGCCGCCAGTTTTCGGTGCGGGATTTTGTCAATGCTGCGGCCGCGGAGCTAGGCCTGACGTTGGAATGGAAGGGGACAGGCGTAGATGAGATCGCCACTGTAGCGGCCATTGATGCGACCAAGGCAGCCCAGGCCGCCAGAGGTAAGAATCTGCGCATCCAAGTCAATGAGGGCGACATCATCGTGCGTGTAGATCCGCGCTATTTCCGACCCACTGAAGTGGAAACACTGCTGGGCGATCCTGTCAAAGCCCAAACAAAACTGGGATGGAAGCCACACATCTCTTTTGAGGAAATGGTTGAAGAAATGGCCCGCCATGACCTTGAGTTGGCTCTGCGTGACGCTGTGGTGGAGGGCGCCGGCTTCACCAGTTTCAAGCACGAAGAATAAGACCTGTCTGGCCTGTTTTTGATTCATGGGGCGGGATGACGCAATATCACCGTCCCATCATATGAGAGAACCTATGTTGCTAAAAGATGGGAAATTCTTTGTGGCTGGTCATCGCGGTCTTGTGGGCAGCGCCATTTGTCGTGCCTTACGTCGCGCGGGCTATGAGAATCTGCTGCTCCGCAGCCACGCAGAACTGGATCTGACCGAACAGCAGGCTGTACGTGATTTTTTAGCCAGCGAGAGGCCCGATTATGTGGTACTGGCGGCGGCCAGGGTGGGCGGTATCCATGCCAATGCCACCTATCCGGCCAAGTTCATATACGAAAACCTGCAGATCCAGAACAACGTCATTCACAGCGCATGGCAGAACGGCGTGAAAAAATTTCTCTTTCTGGGATCTTCCTGTATCTATCCAAAGCTGTGCCCACAGCCCATCAAAGAGGAATATCTCTTGACAGGCCCCCTTGAACCCACCAACGATGCCTACGCGCTGGCCAAAATTGCAGGTATCAGAATGTGTCAGGCATACCGCAGACAATACGGTTTTGACGCCATCTGCGCCATGCCCACCAATCTCTACGGCACGGGCGACAATTATCATCCGGGAAACAGCCATGTGATCCCGGCCATGATCCGCCGTTTTCATGAAGCCAAAACGGCTGGTGCCCTGCAGGTGCGCATCTGGGGCACAGGCACCCCGTTACGTGAATTTTTGCATGCTGACGATATGGCTGAGGCCTGTGTCTTTCTGCTGAATAACTATTCCGACTTCGAGCACATCAACGTGGGCAGTCAGCAGGAAATGACCATCATGGACGTTGCCCGCCTTGTAGCCCGCGTGGTCGGTTATGAAGGCGAGATTCTTACGGACCCCAGTCGTCCCGACGGAACTCCACGCAAACTCATGGATTCCGGCAAATTATTCGACATGGGCTGGAAACCTAAATTTAGTCTGGAAGACGGGCTGCGCGACGCATATGCGGATTTTCAAAACTCTCTACCCGGATAGCTCTTTTCATGTCGCAAGAACTGATTATTGAAGCCGGGCGTACGGAACGCCAGTATTGGAAAGATTTATGGCGTTACCGGGAGCTTTTTCTCATTCTGACTTGGCGCGATGTGGCCGTACAGTACAAGCAGACCGTGGTAGGTATTCTCTGGGCCGTGCTGCGCCCTTTGCTGACCATGGCGGCCTTTACCTTTGTGTTCGGCAAGGTGGCCAAACTTCCTTCGGAAGGCGTTGCGCCGTATCCGCTGATGGTTTTTGTCGCCATGTTGCCATGGCAGTTTTTTGCCACCGCCATCGCTGCTTCCGCCAATAGCCTGATCACCAATAGCAATCTGGTGTCCAAAGTGTATTTTCCCAGGATTATCGTCCCAACAGCGACCATTGGCGTGGCGGTGGTGGATTTCGCCATTTCATTTGTGTTGTTGGGCGGCATGATGGTCTGGTACCAGTATCTACCGCCAATGCAAGTACTGGCGGTCATTCCGCTGACTCTACTGGCGGCTGTGGTGGCGTTGGGGCCGGGACTTATCCTCTGCTCTCTGAATGTGACCTACCGGGATTTCCGTATCATCGTGCCTTTCATTACCCAGTTCGGTCTGTACATTTCACCGGTGGGCTTTTCCTCAAGCATCGTACCGGAAAAATGGAAACTACTGTACGAGTGTAATCCTATGGTCGGCGTTATCGACAGTTTTCGCTGGGCCGTACTGGGCACCATTGAATTTCCTGAGCGAGCGTTTTGTATCAGTCTGCTTTGCGCCTGCCTGCTTATGTTGTTGGGCATAAAGGTTTTTCGCAGAACGGAACGCACCTTTGCGGATGTGATTTAGAGGCTTGCATATGAAACCAATCATTTCCGTTGAAGGACTCGGCAAGAGTTATACCATCCGCCATGAGGGGCAAACGCATTATAAATCTCTGCGAGAGGAAATATTCAAATTGCCCTCGCGCCTATTGCGACGCGGCGGACAGAGCCGGGAAGAATTCTGGGCGCTAAAGGATGTGAGCTTCGACATTATGCCCGGCGACCGCGTGGGCATCATCGGTCGCAATGGCGCGGGCAAGTCCACACTGCTCAAATTGCTCTCGCGCATTACCGAGCCCACCACCGGGCGTATTACCTTACGCGGCCGCGTGGCCAGTCTATTGGAAGTAGGCACAGGTTTTCATCCGGAGCTGACGGGCCGTGAGAATATATATCTAAACGGCGCCATTCTTGGCATGACTCGCTCCGAAGTGCGGCGCAAATTTGATGAAATTGTGGATTTCGCTGGAGTGGAGAAATTTCTGGATACTCCGGTCAAGCGCTACTCCTCCGGCATGTATGTGCGCCTTGCCTTCGCCGTGGCCGCCCACCTTGAACCGGAAATTCTCATCGTGGACGAGGTGCTGGCTGTGGGGGATGCGGCGTTTCAAAAAAAATGCCTTGGTAAGATGGAGGCAGTGAGTAAGGAAGGGAGGACAGTACTGTTCGTAAGCCATAATATGGCGGCGGTACAACAGTTATGCCAAAAAGGTATTTTGCTAGAAAATGCCAGATTAAAGGTTAATAGTAGCGTTGAGATGGCTATTGATATGTATCAAAATTGCCATGGATGCGGTAGAAATCTATCGCAAAATTCTGAAACTACTACCAGGGACTTGATTGATAGACGGCCATTTGGGTGTGTCCATAAAATTATTTCGAAAATAAGGTTAATGACACTGGAATCAGAACTAAAAAATATTTTTACTATGCTTTCTGGGGTAAAACTAGAAATATTTCTCAATGATATTGATATATATCCTGATATTGATTTCGGAATTTCTATTTTTAATGAGTCTGGCGTCCGGCTTGTGACATATACTACATGGATGATGGGCGTGAAACTTGATAAAAAAGCAAAAAAACTTGTCCTCATTATTCCTGAAATGATTTTTCCACCTGGAGAATATACTATTAATATCTGTGCGGCACGAAAACTAGCGGGTGAATATATAGATAGAATTGAACCCGCAATTAAATTTTATATAGTTGATTCTGACATATTCCATACTGGCTATGGATATTCCCGAGGCGAAGGAATTACTTATCAGAAAGGCATATTGGAGTTTTCTATATGAAAGTGAAAAAATGCATTAAATGTATTATAAAAAACTCTTTTATATGCAAAAAAATTGCAAATATATGCAATGAATATTCATATGGATCGATATGTTATGGACAAAATGCCGAAGATATGATTGCTGAAAAATTTTTTGATACCAATTATAAAGGATTTTATGTAGATATTGGGGCTCATCATCCACAACGCTTTTCTAATACTTATAGTTTTTATCAAAAGGGTTGGCGTGGCATTAATATTGATCCTCTCCCCGGAAGTATGACCCATTTTGAAAAAGAGCGGAACGAAGATATTAATTTGGAAATTTGTGTCTCAGCAGATTCAGGCATTGTAAAATATTATTTGTTCGACGAACCTGCGTATAATACAATCTCAGAAGAACGAGCGGAAAAGGTTTTATCTTTAAATGTAACAAGACTTAAAAATATAATAGATATTCAATCTAAGCCATTGGCTGACTTGCTTGACCGATATGTTCCTAAGGGAAAATCAATAGATTTAATGTCTATTGATGTTGAGAGTATGGAACTACCTGTTTTGATGACAAATAATTGGGAGAAGTTTTTGCCTAAGCTTATAATTATTGAATCATTAATATCAACATACGGAGATATATATATGGTTAAAAATGATCCAGCAATTCGTTTTCTAGTTGGTATTGGGTATGAGATTGTTGGCAAAGTGCTAAATGTGGTATATTTAAAGTATAAAAAATAAGAATGTTCTATTGTCATTTTGCTTTCAATTGATCAAGTTTTTATATTGTCTTTTGCGTTTGTTGCAAAACAAGTGAGTTACCAAGGATGTTCCGAATTTTATGGTGATAGACTCCACTGTGCTGGGATAAAAACTAGGATGAATATGATTCATAGACGGCCTGTCCACATTTGAAAATTAACAACTGGAGACTAAAATGAAGGTAATAGTATGTGGAGGAGATGGCTTTTGCGGTTGGCCGACTTCTTTACACCTTTCAGCTTGCGGGCATGAGATTACAATTATTGATAATCTTTCTCGGCGAAAAATAGATATTGATCTTGAAGTTCAATCACTCACTCCAATACATTTTATCGGAGAGCGAATTCGAGCTTGGCACGAAATCAGCGGAAATATTATTCGTTTTGTTCAACTGGATTTAGCATCGAATTATGCAAAATTTTTGAATTTAATAAATGAAATTAAGCCAGATGTCATTGTTCACTTTGCTGAACAGCGGTCAGCTCCATATTCAATGAAATCAACTTTTACAAAAAAATATACTGTAGATAATAATATTAGAGCCACACATAATATTTTGGCTTCAATTGTAGAGTCAGGATTAGATGTTCATTTGGTTCATCTTGGTACTATGGGGGTATATGGGTATACTTCAAAGGGAATGACAATACCAGAAGGGTACTTGTCAGTGACCATTGATGCAGACAATGGTAAAAAAATAGAAAAAGAGATACTGTATCCTCCAAGTGCTGGAAGCATTTATCATATGACAAAAACATTAGATCAATTATTATTTGCTTACTATAATAACAACGATAAGTTGAGGATAACGGACTTGCATCAAGGAATTGTTTGGGGTACAGAAATTGAAGAATCATCCAGAGATGAAAGACTCATAAATAGGTTTGATTATGATGGCGATTATGGCACTGTTTTAAACCGTTTTTTAATGCAGGCGGCTTTAAAGTATCCTTTAACTGTACACGGTACGGGAGGACAAACAAGAGGTTTTA is a genomic window containing:
- a CDS encoding tetratricopeptide repeat protein, whose product is MDNQLDYEINKELGECYLFMGDFDKAEEYYRKAASNNAQSAAPYMGLATVAVQRSELEKALVLYQKAAAVEETDKALCGIGLVYMEQGKHEDAFSHFARALDKSAANIVALNCLVREAYQLGCVEQVLPYLEAALACSEEAEAVRVTLAGCLIYLGRSDEARQHLETVLGANPSNNNAKELFDTMAA
- the gmd gene encoding GDP-mannose 4,6-dehydratase, giving the protein MKKALITGITGQDGSYLAEFLLNKGYEVHGIKRRASLFNTDRIDHLYQGPHQQGRKFMLHYGDLSDAGNLISIMQEVQPDEVYNLAAQSHVQVSFESPEYTANVDALGTLRLLEAIRMLGLTKKTRFYQASTSELFGKVQEIPQTEKTPFYPRSPYACAKLYSYWITVNYREAYGMYACNGILFNHESPVRGETFVTRKITRALARILLGLASCLYLGNMNAKRDWGHARDYVEMQWIMLQQEQPDDFVIATGRQFSVRDFVNAAAAELGLTLEWKGTGVDEIATVAAIDATKAAQAARGKNLRIQVNEGDIIVRVDPRYFRPTEVETLLGDPVKAQTKLGWKPHISFEEMVEEMARHDLELALRDAVVEGAGFTSFKHEE
- a CDS encoding GDP-L-fucose synthase family protein; this encodes MLLKDGKFFVAGHRGLVGSAICRALRRAGYENLLLRSHAELDLTEQQAVRDFLASERPDYVVLAAARVGGIHANATYPAKFIYENLQIQNNVIHSAWQNGVKKFLFLGSSCIYPKLCPQPIKEEYLLTGPLEPTNDAYALAKIAGIRMCQAYRRQYGFDAICAMPTNLYGTGDNYHPGNSHVIPAMIRRFHEAKTAGALQVRIWGTGTPLREFLHADDMAEACVFLLNNYSDFEHINVGSQQEMTIMDVARLVARVVGYEGEILTDPSRPDGTPRKLMDSGKLFDMGWKPKFSLEDGLRDAYADFQNSLPG
- a CDS encoding ABC transporter permease, with protein sequence MSQELIIEAGRTERQYWKDLWRYRELFLILTWRDVAVQYKQTVVGILWAVLRPLLTMAAFTFVFGKVAKLPSEGVAPYPLMVFVAMLPWQFFATAIAASANSLITNSNLVSKVYFPRIIVPTATIGVAVVDFAISFVLLGGMMVWYQYLPPMQVLAVIPLTLLAAVVALGPGLILCSLNVTYRDFRIIVPFITQFGLYISPVGFSSSIVPEKWKLLYECNPMVGVIDSFRWAVLGTIEFPERAFCISLLCACLLMLLGIKVFRRTERTFADVI
- a CDS encoding ABC transporter ATP-binding protein; protein product: MKPIISVEGLGKSYTIRHEGQTHYKSLREEIFKLPSRLLRRGGQSREEFWALKDVSFDIMPGDRVGIIGRNGAGKSTLLKLLSRITEPTTGRITLRGRVASLLEVGTGFHPELTGRENIYLNGAILGMTRSEVRRKFDEIVDFAGVEKFLDTPVKRYSSGMYVRLAFAVAAHLEPEILIVDEVLAVGDAAFQKKCLGKMEAVSKEGRTVLFVSHNMAAVQQLCQKGILLENARLKVNSSVEMAIDMYQNCHGCGRNLSQNSETTTRDLIDRRPFGCVHKIISKIRLMTLESELKNIFTMLSGVKLEIFLNDIDIYPDIDFGISIFNESGVRLVTYTTWMMGVKLDKKAKKLVLIIPEMIFPPGEYTINICAARKLAGEYIDRIEPAIKFYIVDSDIFHTGYGYSRGEGITYQKGILEFSI
- a CDS encoding FkbM family methyltransferase, with translation MKVKKCIKCIIKNSFICKKIANICNEYSYGSICYGQNAEDMIAEKFFDTNYKGFYVDIGAHHPQRFSNTYSFYQKGWRGINIDPLPGSMTHFEKERNEDINLEICVSADSGIVKYYLFDEPAYNTISEERAEKVLSLNVTRLKNIIDIQSKPLADLLDRYVPKGKSIDLMSIDVESMELPVLMTNNWEKFLPKLIIIESLISTYGDIYMVKNDPAIRFLVGIGYEIVGKVLNVVYLKYKK
- a CDS encoding NAD-dependent epimerase/dehydratase family protein; translation: MKVIVCGGDGFCGWPTSLHLSACGHEITIIDNLSRRKIDIDLEVQSLTPIHFIGERIRAWHEISGNIIRFVQLDLASNYAKFLNLINEIKPDVIVHFAEQRSAPYSMKSTFTKKYTVDNNIRATHNILASIVESGLDVHLVHLGTMGVYGYTSKGMTIPEGYLSVTIDADNGKKIEKEILYPPSAGSIYHMTKTLDQLLFAYYNNNDKLRITDLHQGIVWGTEIEESSRDERLINRFDYDGDYGTVLNRFLMQAALKYPLTVHGTGGQTRGFIHIRDTVKCLELSIENPPIKGERVCIRNQVTETHRIRDLAKLVSKLTGAETISIPDPRNEDIENDLDVDHRCFLELGLQPTTLAEGLLSEIYNISQKYADRCDKKKIPCVSYWDRERAEECKKFYEANELISRV